In Vibrio echinoideorum, the following proteins share a genomic window:
- the ulaR gene encoding HTH-type transcriptional regulator UlaR: MNEVQRHNGILSLLEDMQTINVSHIIDRFSVSPATARRDIAKLDEVGRLRKIRNGAERVETQKRKWSPLNINSTEFYEEKAEIAQAAAGLCDAGDTIVINCGSTAFLLGQQLCGDDVQIVTNYFPLASYLINEDHDDVIIIGGQYNKAQNIFLNPSPNSLGGYAGNWMFTSGKGLTDAGLYKADMLTAVAEQQMLEQVDKLVVVVDSSKVGQRTGMLFCNTKQIDIVITGKNANPEVVKQIEAQGTQVILV, encoded by the coding sequence ATGAATGAAGTACAAAGACATAACGGCATCTTGTCGCTATTAGAAGATATGCAGACGATCAACGTCTCACATATCATTGATAGATTTAGTGTTTCACCTGCTACCGCAAGACGTGATATCGCTAAACTAGATGAAGTTGGCAGGCTGAGAAAAATTCGAAATGGTGCAGAACGAGTAGAGACTCAAAAGAGAAAATGGTCACCACTCAATATCAACAGCACTGAGTTCTATGAAGAGAAAGCGGAGATTGCACAAGCAGCCGCAGGGCTCTGTGACGCTGGCGATACAATCGTGATCAACTGCGGCTCTACTGCTTTTCTACTGGGCCAGCAATTATGTGGCGATGACGTTCAAATCGTAACGAACTACTTCCCACTCGCAAGCTATTTGATCAACGAAGATCATGACGATGTCATCATCATTGGCGGTCAATACAACAAAGCACAGAACATCTTTCTAAACCCATCCCCTAATTCATTAGGTGGCTACGCTGGAAACTGGATGTTTACCTCCGGCAAGGGCTTAACTGACGCCGGGCTGTATAAAGCTGACATGTTAACGGCTGTGGCTGAACAACAAATGCTAGAACAGGTCGATAAGCTTGTTGTCGTAGTCGACAGTTCAAAAGTTGGCCAACGTACTGGAATGCTATTTTGCAACACCAAACAAATAGACATAGTCATCACAGGCAAAAACGCTAATCCAGAAGTCGTAAAACAGATTGAAGCTCAAGGGACGCAAGTCATCCTAGTTTAA
- the ulaG gene encoding L-ascorbate 6-phosphate lactonase — translation MSNVNEITRESWILNTFPEWGTWLNEEIEQTVVQPNTFSMWWLGCTGIWLKSEGGANLSMDFWCGTGKKTQAVQKMKNQHQMMRMGGVEALQPNLRTAIFPLDPFAIKEIDAVMASHDHGDHIDINVAAAVLQNCGDHVKFIGPKACVDLWMKWGVPEDRCVIAKVGDEIKIKDVNIKVLDAFDRTALVTLPEGTSSLDTDILGGMDDRAVNYLVETTGGSVYHSGDSHYSNYYAKHGNDHKIDVALLSYGENPRGVTDKMTSSDILRAAESLDCEVVVPFHHDIWANFQNDPREIEMLWNMKKERLQYGFAPFFWQVGGRYTYPTDKGRMHYQHFRGFADIFKNDPELPYRAFL, via the coding sequence ATGAGCAATGTAAACGAAATCACTCGCGAGTCTTGGATCCTAAATACATTCCCTGAATGGGGTACATGGTTAAATGAAGAGATTGAACAAACAGTCGTGCAACCTAATACGTTTTCTATGTGGTGGCTTGGTTGTACAGGTATTTGGCTAAAATCAGAAGGTGGCGCAAACCTATCAATGGACTTCTGGTGTGGTACTGGTAAAAAAACTCAAGCAGTTCAAAAAATGAAAAACCAGCACCAAATGATGCGAATGGGTGGCGTTGAGGCACTTCAACCTAACCTACGAACTGCAATCTTCCCATTGGACCCTTTCGCTATTAAAGAGATCGACGCAGTTATGGCATCTCACGATCACGGCGATCATATTGATATCAACGTTGCGGCAGCCGTTCTACAAAACTGTGGCGATCACGTTAAATTCATTGGTCCTAAAGCGTGTGTTGATCTATGGATGAAATGGGGTGTGCCAGAAGATCGTTGTGTTATCGCGAAAGTTGGCGACGAGATTAAGATCAAAGACGTCAATATTAAGGTTCTTGATGCATTCGACCGTACTGCACTTGTGACACTGCCTGAAGGCACTTCTTCTTTAGACACTGATATCTTAGGTGGCATGGACGATCGTGCAGTGAACTACTTAGTTGAAACTACCGGCGGTTCTGTTTACCACTCTGGTGATTCACACTACTCAAACTACTACGCTAAACACGGTAACGACCACAAGATCGATGTGGCTCTGCTTTCTTACGGTGAGAACCCACGTGGCGTGACTGACAAAATGACTTCTTCAGACATTTTACGTGCCGCTGAATCTTTGGATTGTGAAGTCGTGGTTCCTTTCCACCACGATATCTGGGCTAACTTCCAAAACGACCCACGTGAAATTGAAATGCTTTGGAACATGAAGAAAGAGCGTCTCCAATACGGCTTCGCTCCTTTCTTCTGGCAAGTCGGTGGTCGATACACTTACCCAACAGACAAAGGCCGTATGCACTACCAGCACTTCCGTGGCTTTGCTGATATCTTCAAAAATGACCCAGAACTGCCATACCGCGCATTCTTGTAA
- a CDS encoding AraC family transcriptional regulator, which yields MKVDYRKRLIPVTRYLEQHFNEPLNLPEVATLANFSPYHFHRTFKAIQGETLADFIRRLRLEAAANDLFKTKQPVINIALNYGFSSSQSFAKAFKQHFGVTPTAFRDCVDYQAFSELTRSSKIGHSLRKNGNAITGGNSYTNSELSTWSMTMKTQHFEPSKLAYVRVTGPYGVGYEEPSGRLYQWAGMKGLASNSCIFIYHDNPEITPTDKCRTDICLMVPEDVEVPNGIELKDFPGGQYAVMRQTITEIGQYAKAWDDLMSKVIESGIETEDRPCFELYHSYDPQTHHSDVSFCTAIK from the coding sequence ATGAAAGTTGACTATCGTAAACGCTTAATTCCGGTGACTCGTTATCTTGAACAACACTTTAACGAACCCTTGAACCTGCCAGAAGTAGCGACATTAGCGAACTTTTCGCCTTACCATTTCCACCGTACATTTAAAGCGATACAAGGCGAAACACTGGCAGACTTTATACGGCGCCTGAGATTAGAAGCAGCAGCTAATGATCTTTTTAAGACCAAACAACCCGTTATCAACATTGCATTGAATTATGGTTTTTCATCGTCTCAAAGCTTTGCCAAAGCATTCAAACAACACTTTGGTGTTACCCCTACCGCATTTCGGGATTGTGTGGATTACCAAGCATTTTCAGAGCTAACACGAAGTAGCAAGATTGGACACTCATTGCGCAAGAATGGAAACGCAATAACCGGGGGCAATTCATATACTAACTCCGAACTTTCAACATGGAGTATGACAATGAAAACGCAACATTTCGAACCATCAAAACTTGCTTATGTACGAGTCACAGGCCCTTATGGTGTCGGTTATGAAGAACCAAGCGGTCGTCTTTATCAGTGGGCAGGAATGAAAGGATTGGCGAGCAATAGCTGTATCTTTATTTATCATGACAATCCAGAAATAACACCGACAGATAAGTGCCGTACAGACATTTGCTTAATGGTGCCAGAGGATGTCGAAGTACCTAACGGTATCGAGTTGAAGGATTTTCCCGGTGGTCAATATGCCGTGATGAGACAAACGATTACCGAAATCGGCCAATACGCTAAAGCGTGGGATGACCTAATGAGCAAAGTCATTGAATCTGGTATTGAAACTGAAGACCGCCCTTGTTTCGAGCTTTACCATAGCTACGATCCACAAACTCATCATTCAGACGTCAGCTTCTGCACTGCAATTAAGTAA
- a CDS encoding Fis family transcriptional regulator — protein sequence MRKSDKKIENQIRDVLTDVCEDTLKSYDGFLWVTHAVNFSSFPQSLKIVCVFDTNQDRTNFLNGEGQQNVSSSIQKAFNQVGIQLKNIDKHISYDTQENCDRDHQGKWNKRL from the coding sequence ATGCGCAAATCAGATAAGAAGATCGAAAATCAAATCAGAGACGTATTAACTGACGTTTGTGAAGATACGTTGAAAAGCTACGATGGTTTTCTTTGGGTGACTCACGCCGTTAACTTCTCTTCTTTTCCACAAAGTTTGAAAATTGTCTGTGTATTCGACACGAATCAGGATAGAACGAACTTTTTGAATGGCGAAGGTCAACAGAATGTCTCTTCGTCTATCCAAAAAGCGTTCAACCAGGTTGGAATTCAATTGAAAAATATCGATAAGCATATTAGTTACGATACACAAGAAAACTGCGACCGTGACCATCAAGGGAAGTGGAATAAAAGGCTGTAA
- a CDS encoding Gfo/Idh/MocA family protein, which produces MKWGILGTSFISGVMADAIKGYAQSELYAVAGRTEKTLNEFAAQYQPTLTFNSYEALIEDDSVDIIYIALPNHVHHEYVIKAAQKGKAILCEKSLSVDMEKTEQALQAVKASGVFFAEGLMYLNHPLIAKLHQELATGEIGEVRSIQGSYVAAIDQFVNPASKGALYNLGCYPMSLIHSVAQQQFGESVFDDVQISAIGRRGQDGNICESSAMMRFNDSFTAQIHTAEDYGLKHGFTILGSKGCITLDTNPWLPTEENSFTVEVYETSTRVVKVEAQGDGFHYQVRNIRQAVERGDTQLAAPMASHQDSRAIMKLLTDWEQAAS; this is translated from the coding sequence ATGAAGTGGGGAATACTAGGAACAAGCTTTATTTCAGGCGTAATGGCTGATGCGATCAAAGGCTATGCACAAAGTGAACTGTATGCCGTCGCTGGGCGCACAGAGAAAACACTCAATGAGTTTGCCGCGCAATATCAGCCAACATTGACCTTCAACAGCTATGAAGCTCTGATTGAAGATGATTCAGTCGACATCATCTACATTGCTCTACCAAACCACGTTCACCACGAATACGTAATTAAAGCCGCTCAAAAAGGCAAAGCGATTTTGTGTGAGAAGTCTCTGTCGGTTGATATGGAAAAAACCGAGCAAGCTCTGCAAGCGGTGAAAGCATCTGGTGTGTTCTTCGCAGAAGGTCTGATGTACCTAAACCACCCATTGATTGCCAAGCTTCATCAAGAGTTGGCTACAGGTGAGATTGGTGAAGTGCGTTCAATTCAAGGTTCCTACGTTGCGGCGATTGACCAGTTCGTGAACCCTGCGAGCAAAGGCGCGTTGTACAACCTGGGTTGTTACCCAATGTCGCTGATTCATTCTGTCGCACAACAACAGTTTGGTGAGAGTGTGTTTGATGATGTGCAGATTTCCGCAATCGGTCGACGAGGCCAAGATGGCAATATTTGTGAATCGTCGGCGATGATGCGCTTCAACGACAGCTTCACCGCGCAAATCCACACAGCAGAAGACTACGGTTTAAAGCATGGCTTTACGATTTTAGGCAGTAAAGGCTGCATCACTCTCGACACAAATCCATGGTTACCGACCGAAGAAAACTCATTCACTGTTGAGGTTTATGAAACGTCGACACGCGTAGTGAAAGTCGAAGCGCAAGGCGATGGCTTCCATTATCAAGTGCGTAATATCCGCCAAGCGGTTGAGCGAGGCGACACACAACTGGCTGCGCCAATGGCTAGTCACCAAGACTCTCGCGCAATCATGAAGTTATTGACCGATTGGGAACAAGCGGCGAGTTAA
- a CDS encoding putative quinol monooxygenase, which yields MPQMNETIFVTAELKIKANIERDVAVEAIEQFCRDMQSEPGCLQAIATYDQNQSDRVILLEQYANREAINQHFVMPHTQAFIERDITELVQAFET from the coding sequence ATGCCTCAAATGAACGAAACCATCTTTGTCACTGCCGAACTTAAGATTAAAGCGAACATTGAGCGTGATGTTGCTGTAGAAGCTATCGAACAGTTTTGCCGAGACATGCAGAGTGAGCCGGGTTGCCTACAAGCGATTGCAACCTATGATCAAAACCAAAGCGACCGAGTGATCTTGCTTGAGCAATACGCAAACCGTGAAGCAATTAACCAGCATTTTGTTATGCCTCATACCCAAGCGTTTATTGAGCGTGATATTACTGAGTTGGTTCAAGCGTTCGAAACGTAA
- a CDS encoding LysR family transcriptional regulator: MDKLTSMKVFVYVVEQGSFRSAANHFNLSATMISKHVHYLETSLNSQLIHRTTRKQSLTDSGQLYYRECKRIIEDISNAENLIQALENQPQGTVKINCPVTYGNKVLAPIVAKFLANHPTINVELVLNNDLVDPYSSDIDLIVRIGDLSDSSLVARYLGDYEMCYCAAPEYLNQHAEISMLEDLAQHPSLGFSYSSRRDVIGRDTHIRHIQNSEPQLGEPQNHQATQTAPNKGCARLMSNNGDVLRYAALQGVGVLLQPTILVAEEIERGMLLEILPGMAPLPKPIHLLYKTKQLSLKNRTFVEFLLATLSE; this comes from the coding sequence ATGGACAAGTTAACCAGCATGAAGGTCTTCGTTTACGTGGTCGAGCAAGGCAGCTTTCGCAGTGCCGCAAACCACTTCAACTTGTCGGCGACCATGATCAGTAAACATGTTCACTATCTTGAAACAAGCCTCAACTCTCAGTTGATTCATCGCACCACACGTAAGCAATCATTAACCGATTCTGGTCAGCTTTACTATCGGGAATGTAAGCGAATTATCGAAGACATCAGCAATGCTGAAAACCTGATTCAAGCCTTAGAAAATCAGCCCCAAGGCACGGTAAAAATAAACTGCCCGGTCACCTATGGAAACAAGGTACTTGCCCCGATAGTGGCGAAGTTTCTCGCGAATCACCCAACAATCAACGTCGAACTCGTGTTGAACAACGACCTTGTCGATCCTTATTCTTCCGACATTGATTTGATTGTGCGAATTGGCGACCTGTCTGACTCTAGCTTGGTCGCAAGATACTTAGGGGATTATGAGATGTGTTATTGCGCAGCTCCTGAATACCTTAACCAACATGCTGAGATCAGCATGTTGGAAGACCTTGCACAACACCCGTCGCTTGGGTTCAGCTATAGCAGTCGTCGTGATGTGATTGGACGTGATACTCACATCCGCCATATCCAAAATAGTGAACCTCAACTCGGAGAACCTCAGAATCACCAAGCAACTCAAACCGCACCGAATAAAGGGTGTGCGCGTTTGATGTCAAATAATGGGGATGTATTGCGATATGCCGCCCTACAAGGCGTGGGCGTTTTGTTGCAACCAACTATCTTAGTCGCAGAAGAAATTGAGCGTGGGATGCTATTGGAGATCTTACCCGGCATGGCACCGTTACCAAAACCGATTCACTTACTGTACAAGACCAAGCAACTGTCATTGAAGAACAGAACCTTTGTCGAGTTTTTGCTAGCCACTCTTTCTGAGTAA
- a CDS encoding winged helix-turn-helix domain-containing protein, which yields MESLSLAQAQKLVLLSQKLPPKKLPPKKLPPKKQRNGGALANTLSAIENLGYVQIDTISVIQRAHHHTLWNRNQDYQLNHLDKLLEQREVFEYWSHAAAYLPMRDYRFSLHRKNGFASGKLKHWYKKDDALMAHVLKRIESEGPLMAKDFEGDRPNPGGWGGKPAKQALETLFMQGDLMVPSRVNFHKVYDLTERVLPSGIDTSEPTEQEYIEHLIIRYLEANGVGIATEMSYLLKNTKPLIQKTLQQMLEDKRLIKVDVHGCDYYALPAAFELLNQPLSRTKLKILSPFDNLLIQRKRMQSLFNFDYLLECYVPEAKRQFGYFSLPILWQGELVARMDCKVDRKSGLLNIRNLVVEARIKNHESLVHALCDELKHFMVFNQCDEMIVHNTTPSDLGKRLMSHWQTV from the coding sequence ATGGAATCACTGTCACTCGCTCAAGCGCAAAAATTGGTACTACTTTCGCAAAAGCTGCCGCCTAAGAAGCTGCCGCCTAAGAAGCTGCCACCTAAAAAGCAACGCAATGGGGGCGCTTTGGCGAACACGCTGTCTGCGATTGAAAACCTTGGGTATGTGCAAATTGATACCATTTCTGTTATTCAGCGAGCCCATCATCATACGCTGTGGAATCGCAATCAAGACTACCAACTGAATCATCTTGATAAGCTACTAGAGCAAAGAGAAGTGTTTGAGTATTGGTCGCACGCCGCTGCGTATTTACCGATGCGAGACTACCGTTTCAGTCTGCACCGAAAGAATGGCTTTGCGAGCGGTAAGCTCAAGCACTGGTATAAAAAAGACGACGCACTTATGGCGCATGTTCTCAAACGTATTGAGAGCGAAGGGCCATTGATGGCGAAAGACTTTGAAGGGGATAGACCAAACCCTGGCGGGTGGGGCGGAAAACCGGCCAAACAAGCATTAGAAACCTTGTTTATGCAAGGTGACTTAATGGTGCCGAGCCGAGTGAACTTCCATAAGGTGTATGACCTAACCGAACGAGTTTTGCCGAGTGGTATTGATACCTCTGAACCAACGGAACAAGAGTACATCGAGCATCTGATCATACGTTATCTCGAAGCCAATGGAGTAGGGATTGCGACGGAAATGAGCTATCTCCTCAAGAACACGAAACCATTGATACAGAAAACACTCCAACAGATGCTTGAAGACAAGCGATTGATAAAGGTCGATGTTCATGGTTGTGATTATTATGCCTTACCCGCTGCTTTTGAGCTGCTGAATCAGCCCCTTTCTAGAACCAAGCTTAAGATACTCTCGCCATTTGATAACCTGCTGATTCAACGTAAGCGAATGCAATCATTGTTCAACTTTGATTACCTTCTTGAGTGCTATGTTCCTGAAGCCAAGCGCCAGTTTGGCTACTTTAGTTTGCCGATTCTGTGGCAAGGTGAGTTGGTGGCACGAATGGATTGTAAAGTTGATAGGAAGAGTGGTTTGCTCAATATCCGCAACTTGGTTGTGGAAGCACGAATTAAAAACCATGAGTCGCTGGTTCATGCTTTATGCGATGAGCTAAAACACTTCATGGTGTTCAACCAATGCGATGAGATGATAGTCCATAACACCACGCCTTCTGATCTTGGCAAACGCTTGATGAGCCATTGGCAAACGGTTTAG
- a CDS encoding DsbA family oxidoreductase — MSNKIQLDIISDVMCPWCVVGYKNLEQAITELGLAEQVELEWQPFELNPDMPQEGENLRDHIMRKYGSSAEESQSSREQLTARGQAVGFDFNFYDSMRMVNSRHLHVLLDFALAYGKQTELKLRFFNAHFTEEKDLADLEVIAQELEAVGLDSNKALKRLKNADNVKKIEAQEFEWQRMGISAVPTVVFNRKSAVTGAQTVETYKQILQELIAES, encoded by the coding sequence ATGAGCAATAAAATTCAACTCGATATTATTTCTGACGTAATGTGCCCATGGTGCGTTGTCGGTTACAAAAACTTAGAACAAGCGATAACCGAACTTGGCTTAGCTGAGCAGGTTGAACTTGAGTGGCAGCCGTTTGAGTTGAATCCAGATATGCCGCAAGAAGGTGAAAACCTGCGCGACCACATCATGAGAAAATACGGCTCTAGTGCAGAAGAGAGCCAAAGTTCCCGTGAGCAATTGACTGCCCGTGGCCAAGCTGTAGGGTTCGATTTCAATTTCTACGACAGCATGAGAATGGTCAATTCACGTCACCTGCATGTACTTCTCGATTTCGCGCTGGCGTATGGCAAACAGACTGAGTTAAAGCTACGTTTCTTTAATGCCCACTTTACAGAAGAGAAAGATCTTGCTGACTTAGAGGTCATCGCACAAGAACTTGAAGCGGTTGGTTTGGATTCTAACAAAGCGTTGAAGCGCTTAAAGAACGCCGATAATGTAAAGAAAATCGAAGCCCAAGAGTTTGAATGGCAACGCATGGGGATCTCAGCGGTTCCTACCGTGGTATTCAATCGTAAAAGTGCGGTAACCGGCGCTCAGACGGTGGAAACGTACAAGCAAATCCTTCAAGAGCTTATTGCTGAATCATAA
- a CDS encoding GNAT family N-acetyltransferase: MKIELTTNPTQSDIDEIRSGLRNYNTPYLENVFHSDVVCFTKDINEAKTGGLVGEIWGNWLVIKYLWVSPEHKGQGLGSQLLLEAENFAKTKGCHSCFLDTFSFQAKPFYIKRGYQLQFTLEQFPENSERHYFTKHL, encoded by the coding sequence ATGAAAATCGAACTGACCACAAACCCAACTCAATCCGACATAGATGAAATTCGGTCTGGGCTTCGTAACTACAACACCCCCTACCTGGAAAACGTATTCCATAGTGATGTCGTGTGTTTCACCAAAGATATCAATGAGGCTAAAACAGGTGGCTTAGTTGGGGAGATATGGGGAAATTGGTTGGTCATCAAATATCTATGGGTATCACCAGAGCATAAAGGACAAGGACTTGGCAGTCAGTTGTTGTTGGAAGCCGAAAACTTCGCAAAAACCAAAGGCTGTCATTCGTGCTTCTTAGATACATTCAGCTTTCAAGCCAAACCTTTTTACATCAAACGCGGCTATCAACTGCAATTTACGTTGGAGCAGTTCCCTGAAAACTCCGAAAGACACTACTTCACCAAACACCTTTAA
- a CDS encoding Cof-type HAD-IIB family hydrolase produces MPQQNIKFIAADMDGTLLNEHGKLDPEFFNLYERLEAQNIIFAAASGRQYYSLMETFAPLKDRMMFVAENGTLVMHKGQELYSCLLDTDAIKDIIKEARAIEGAHVVLCGKKSAYIETKDERALAEISKYYHRREQVEDLLAVEDDFIKVAICHFDGSQEKVNPTIDAKFGENYQVVVSAKIWLDVMNAEASKGAAIKYLQNTLGFTYEQTMSFGDYLNDLEMLKESYHSYAMENAHPKLKEIARFGAPSNVDAGVYQVLEKLLA; encoded by the coding sequence ATGCCACAACAGAACATCAAATTTATCGCGGCTGATATGGACGGCACTCTCCTTAACGAGCACGGAAAGTTAGACCCTGAATTCTTCAACCTTTATGAGCGATTAGAAGCTCAAAATATTATTTTTGCTGCGGCTTCGGGTCGTCAGTATTACAGCTTGATGGAGACATTTGCTCCGCTAAAAGATCGCATGATGTTTGTTGCTGAAAACGGCACATTAGTGATGCACAAGGGCCAAGAGCTTTACAGCTGTTTGCTTGATACTGATGCTATCAAAGACATCATCAAAGAAGCTCGTGCTATTGAAGGTGCCCATGTGGTGCTATGTGGTAAGAAATCAGCCTACATCGAAACCAAAGACGAGCGTGCTTTAGCGGAGATCTCTAAGTACTACCATCGCCGTGAACAAGTAGAAGACTTACTGGCGGTAGAAGATGATTTCATCAAAGTGGCTATCTGTCACTTCGACGGCTCACAAGAGAAAGTGAACCCAACTATTGATGCCAAATTCGGTGAGAACTACCAAGTGGTGGTAAGTGCAAAAATTTGGCTTGATGTGATGAATGCTGAAGCTTCAAAAGGCGCAGCGATTAAGTATCTACAAAACACATTAGGCTTCACTTACGAGCAGACCATGAGCTTTGGTGATTACCTAAATGACTTGGAAATGCTTAAAGAGAGCTATCACTCTTACGCGATGGAAAACGCACATCCAAAACTGAAAGAAATCGCTCGTTTTGGTGCTCCGAGTAACGTAGATGCTGGTGTGTACCAAGTACTTGAGAAGCTCCTAGCCTAG
- a CDS encoding glycosyltransferase, with product MILAITSTLFCVVTIKFLITLANLAHHRVHITPKISLNRTKWPTVSIIIPARNEEDNIETSLSSLMKQNYPRDRFEIIVVDDFSTDSTRTIVDTLIDASSVNVRCISGRKLPPNWLGKSNACMVGSQQATGEYLYFIDADTKSEPLMLQSVIHFASRHKTDLLSFNPKQAFTSTVEKITLPGIFLSIASYMNFKNANDKSKAEAIANGQAMLFTRKSYDAVGGHTAVANEISEDIAFAKLMKMCGLKTFWAFADELMSTHMYSDFGSIWAGFSKNMNLIVNCQSRFQVLRAFIKTNVIAWAAPVMLLVSTHYFIGDPSSFNAYSLAINTLMLIASMVTYFILVKELFIPARYAFAVPLGISLQSLLILNSYRLSKNNKVTWKGRSLS from the coding sequence ATGATTCTAGCTATCACTTCGACCTTGTTTTGCGTCGTTACCATCAAGTTTCTAATCACACTTGCCAATTTAGCGCACCACCGCGTTCACATTACGCCTAAAATTTCGCTGAATAGAACCAAATGGCCAACCGTTTCCATTATTATCCCTGCGAGAAATGAAGAAGATAATATTGAGACCAGCCTCAGTTCGCTAATGAAGCAAAACTACCCAAGAGACAGATTTGAAATCATTGTGGTTGATGATTTTTCTACTGATTCGACAAGAACCATCGTAGATACGCTAATCGACGCATCAAGCGTTAACGTTCGCTGTATATCAGGAAGAAAGTTACCGCCCAATTGGCTAGGGAAAAGCAACGCTTGCATGGTGGGCTCACAGCAGGCAACCGGTGAGTATTTGTATTTTATCGATGCTGATACAAAGTCTGAACCCTTGATGCTACAGAGCGTTATCCATTTCGCCTCAAGACACAAAACGGATTTACTGTCGTTCAACCCTAAACAAGCATTTACATCAACCGTTGAGAAAATCACCTTACCCGGCATATTTCTTTCAATCGCGTCTTACATGAATTTCAAGAACGCAAACGACAAGTCAAAAGCAGAAGCGATTGCTAACGGCCAAGCCATGCTTTTTACACGAAAGTCATACGATGCGGTAGGTGGACATACTGCGGTAGCGAACGAGATATCCGAAGACATCGCTTTTGCAAAACTAATGAAGATGTGCGGACTAAAAACGTTTTGGGCTTTTGCGGACGAGCTCATGAGTACTCATATGTATTCCGACTTTGGTTCGATTTGGGCGGGCTTCTCCAAAAACATGAATCTTATTGTAAATTGCCAGTCGAGATTCCAAGTACTTCGCGCATTCATAAAAACGAATGTCATTGCATGGGCTGCCCCGGTGATGCTGCTTGTATCAACTCACTATTTCATCGGCGACCCTTCATCATTCAACGCCTATTCCTTAGCGATCAATACCCTGATGCTGATTGCTTCCATGGTCACTTATTTCATTTTGGTCAAAGAGCTCTTTATACCAGCTCGCTATGCGTTCGCTGTGCCTTTGGGGATTTCGTTGCAAAGCTTGTTGATTCTTAACAGCTATCGTTTATCAAAGAACAATAAAGTCACTTGGAAAGGGCGATCACTCTCATGA
- a CDS encoding START domain-containing protein, which translates to MISKILTFIIIVTSFSALASNANEWKLVRDKKGIEVYNRKIEGNDFKEFRAEADIQANLTSIIALFTDTSVGTQWVENIDEMEEIEHFSEAHTVTKTYTKAPWPVSDREAIVENFIEQDPDTLIVIINQHGRPNYRPNDDKRIVRVAHLESRWVLTPLNNNTTHISYQVLSDPGGSIPSWLINMVAVSQPYKTLRGLSEILDSHAYADRTLDYIKNYQSL; encoded by the coding sequence ATGATCAGTAAGATTCTAACTTTCATAATCATAGTGACGTCCTTTTCAGCTTTAGCGTCGAATGCCAATGAGTGGAAGCTCGTACGCGATAAAAAAGGCATCGAAGTCTACAACCGAAAAATTGAAGGTAACGACTTTAAAGAGTTTCGTGCAGAAGCCGATATCCAAGCCAATCTTACTTCAATCATAGCTTTGTTTACCGATACTTCAGTAGGCACTCAATGGGTAGAGAACATTGATGAAATGGAAGAGATAGAACATTTTAGTGAAGCGCACACTGTCACTAAAACTTATACAAAAGCACCTTGGCCCGTCTCGGATCGTGAAGCCATTGTCGAAAACTTTATCGAGCAAGATCCCGACACATTAATCGTCATAATTAACCAACACGGTAGGCCTAATTATCGACCAAATGACGATAAACGCATCGTCAGAGTGGCTCATTTAGAATCACGATGGGTTCTCACACCCCTGAACAACAATACAACTCATATTTCTTATCAAGTATTGAGTGACCCAGGAGGGTCTATTCCATCTTGGTTAATTAATATGGTTGCGGTATCTCAACCTTACAAGACACTTCGTGGTTTGTCTGAGATCTTGGATTCACATGCATACGCTGATCGTACACTTGATTACATCAAGAACTACCAGTCACTTTAA